One window of the Cryptomeria japonica chromosome 7, Sugi_1.0, whole genome shotgun sequence genome contains the following:
- the LOC131039907 gene encoding SKP1-like protein 12, with amino-acid sequence MAKECKVRLKSSDDIIFEVDYAVAMQSQMLKNALSDTGTDGTVPLHNISSEIMAKVVEYCAYHVNAANTISEKDVRMWDQEFAKDLDQATLFNLIMATQYLVIHNLQDLICQTVADRIKDKSPEEVREIFNIQNDLTPEEEEEIRHENQWAFEEEGWPEVQEEVRREG; translated from the coding sequence ATGGCGAAGGAATGTAAGGTGAGATTGAAGAGTtcggatgacattatttttgaggTAGACTATGCCGTAGCCATGCAGTCGCAGATGTTAAAGAACGCTCTGAGTGACACCGGCACGGACGGCACCGTGCCTTTGCACAACATTTCCAGTGAAATAATGGCGAAGGTGGTCGAGTACTGCGCATATCATGTTAATGCCGCCAACACCATCTCGGAGAAGGATGTGAGGATGTGGGATCAGGAGTTCGCGAAGGACCTTGATCAAGCAACCCTTTTTAATCTCATCATGGCCACCCAGTACCTGGTTATACACAATCTTCAAGACTTAATATGCCAAACTGTAGCAGACAGGATTAAGGATAAAAGCCCAGAAGAGGTCAGAGAGATATTTAACATACAAAATGACTTGACTcctgaagaggaagaagaaatcaGGCATGAAAATCAATGGGCGTTTGAGGAAGAAGGCTGGCCTGAAGTTCAGGAAGAAGTCAGGCGTGAAGGTTGA